From Rhodamnia argentea isolate NSW1041297 chromosome 10, ASM2092103v1, whole genome shotgun sequence, a single genomic window includes:
- the LOC115747592 gene encoding glycine-rich cell wall structural protein 1-like isoform X1, producing the protein MGVASKWFSGVLLVSCIVLHLSALALGDNKVDKTGFRDDSDCRWGRRRCGGRFGGRGGFGPGGGAGGGGGFGGGGRGGVGGGAGRGGGFGAGGGAGGGAGGGGGFGGGRGGGAGGGAGQGGGFGAGGGVGGGAGGGAGGGVGGGGGLGGGGGGGVGGGSGHGGGFGAGGGVGGGAGGGIGAGGGRGGGSGGGGGVGGGSGHGGGFGAGGGVGGGAGGIGGGAGGGGGGGGGGVGGGSGQGGGFGAGGGVGGGAGGGVGGGGGAGGGGGGGLGGGSGHGGGFGAGGGVGGGAGGGLGGGAGGGGGAGGGLGGGHGVGGGGGFGVGIGIGVGVGVGAGAGAGKGVGVGSGSGGGGGGGR; encoded by the exons ATGGGGGTCGCCAGCAAATGGTTCTCCGGGGTTCTTCTCGTTTCTTGCATTGTGCTCCATTTGAGTGCACTTGCTCTCGGTGACAACAAGGTTGACAAGACTGGGTTCCGGGATGACAGTGACTGTCGATGGGGACGGAGACGCTGCGGCGGCAGATTCGGTGGTCGTGGCGGATTCGGTCCTGGAGGTGGGGCTGGAGGAGGCGGTGGATTTGGtggaggggggaggggaggagttGGAGGAGGAGCCGGGAGGGGCGGAGGTTTCGGAGCTGGGGGTGGTGCTGGAGGTGGTgcaggtggcggtggcggtTTTGGTGGTGGTAGAGGTGGAG GTGCTGGAGGTGGTGCTGGACAAGGAGGTGGCTTCGGAGCTGGAGGAGGTGTCGGTGGCGGAGCAGGAGGAGGTGCTGGTGGAGGGGTTGGAGGTGGTGGCGGtcttggtggtggaggtggaggaggcgTTGGTGGTGGGTCCGGTCATGGTGGAGGTTTCGGGGCTGGGGGTGGTGTAGGTGGCGGAGCTGGAGGTGGCATTGGAGCTGGAGGTGGCAGAGGAGGTGGTTCCGGTGGAGGTGGAGGGGTTGGCGGGGGTTCAGGCCATGGAGGAGGCTTTGGTGCAGGAGGAGGTGTAGGTGGCGGTGCAGGAGGCATTGGAGGAGGTGCTggtggaggcggaggaggaggcggtggTGGCGTCGGTGGAGGATCAGGACAAGGGGGTGGATTTGGTGCGGGCGGCGGCGTAGGAGGTGGTGCTGGTGGAGGtgttggaggtggaggaggagccggaggaggaggtggcggtggtCTAGGTGGAGGATCGGGCCATGGCGGGGGCTTCGGTGCAGGCGGGGGAGTAGGAGGTGGAGCCGGAGGAGGTTTAGGCGGTGGCGCAGGAGGCGGGGGAGGTGCCGGTGGCGGACTTGGAGGTGGCCATGGcgtcggcggaggcggagggTTTGGAGTCGGAATCGGGATCGGGGTCGGAGTTGGAGTAGGGGCTGGTGCCGGTGCTGGCAAAGGGGTGGGCGTCGGAAGTGGCTCgggcggcggaggaggtggaggaagaTAA
- the LOC115747592 gene encoding glycine-rich cell wall structural protein 1-like isoform X2, giving the protein MGVASKWFSGVLLVSCIVLHLSALALGDNKVDKTGFRDDSDCRWGRRRCGGRFGGRGGFGPGGGAGGGGGFGGGGRGGVGGGAGRGGGFGAGGGAGGGAGGGGGFGGGRGGGAGGGAGQGGGFGAGGGVGGGAGGGAGGGVGGGGGLGGGGGGGVGGGSGHGGGFGAGGGVGGGAGGGIGAGGGRGGGSGGGGGVGGGSGHGGGFGAGGGVGGGAGGIGGGAGGGGGGGGGGVGGGSGQGGGFGAGGGVGGGAGGGVGGGGGAGGGGGGGLGGGSGHGGGFGAGGGVGGGAGGGLGGGAGGGGGAGGGLGGGHGVGGGGGFGVGIGIGVGVGVGAGAGAGKGVGVGSGSGGGGGGGR; this is encoded by the exons ATGGGGGTCGCCAGCAAATGGTTCTCCGGGGTTCTTCTCGTTTCTTGCATTGTGCTCCATTTGAGTGCACTTGCTCTCGGTGACAACAAGGTTGACAAGACTGGGTTCCGGGATGACAGTGACTGTCGATGGGGACGGAGACGCTGCGGCGGCAGATTCGGTGGTCGTGGCGGATTCGGTCCTGGAGGTGGGGCTGGAGGAGGCGGTGGATTTGGtggaggggggaggggaggagttGGAGGAGGAGCCGGGAGGGGCGGAGGTTTCGGAGCTGGGGGTGGTGCTGGAGGTGGTgcaggtggcggtggcggtTTTGGTGGTGGTAGAGGTGGAGGTGCCGGAGGTGGTGCTGGACAAGGAGGTGGCTTCGGAGCTGGAGGAGGTGTCGGTGGCGGAGCGGGAGGAGGTGCTGGTGGAGGGGTTGGAGGTGGTGGCGGtcttggtggtggag gtggaggaggcgTTGGTGGTGGGTCCGGTCATGGTGGAGGTTTCGGGGCTGGGGGTGGTGTAGGTGGCGGAGCTGGAGGTGGCATTGGAGCTGGAGGTGGCAGAGGAGGTGGTTCCGGTGGAGGTGGAGGGGTTGGCGGGGGTTCAGGCCATGGAGGAGGCTTTGGTGCAGGAGGAGGTGTAGGTGGCGGTGCAGGAGGCATTGGAGGAGGTGCTggtggaggcggaggaggaggcggtggTGGCGTCGGTGGAGGATCAGGACAAGGGGGTGGATTTGGTGCGGGCGGCGGCGTAGGAGGTGGTGCTGGTGGAGGtgttggaggtggaggaggagccggaggaggaggtggcggtggtCTAGGTGGAGGATCGGGCCATGGCGGGGGCTTCGGTGCAGGCGGGGGAGTAGGAGGTGGAGCCGGAGGAGGTTTAGGCGGTGGCGCAGGAGGCGGGGGAGGTGCCGGTGGCGGACTTGGAGGTGGCCATGGcgtcggcggaggcggagggTTTGGAGTCGGAATCGGGATCGGGGTCGGAGTTGGAGTAGGGGCTGGTGCCGGTGCTGGCAAAGGGGTGGGCGTCGGAAGTGGCTCgggcggcggaggaggtggaggaagaTAA